One Natrinema halophilum genomic window carries:
- a CDS encoding DUF7344 domain-containing protein: MKAKHISSKEKEGKGADDEAQGADDEAQGANDEADSPAEEPAFSKDEIFHLLQNERRRMVLRYLRGTEGPVRMRDVAEQVAAWEHDTTVEELTSTQRQRVYIPLYQSHLSKLDEVGVIDYQQNRGIVERKPLADQFEKYLDLDSTDESTHDKNSDEGEWDDYYIGATVLCYAVLLGAVMELPFASFLSGIGLSALILFLFTILTASRMLN, from the coding sequence ATGAAAGCGAAACATATCAGCTCAAAGGAAAAGGAGGGGAAAGGTGCGGACGACGAGGCTCAGGGTGCGGACGACGAGGCTCAGGGTGCAAACGACGAGGCTGATAGTCCCGCTGAAGAGCCTGCATTTTCGAAAGACGAAATCTTTCATCTCCTGCAAAACGAACGACGGCGGATGGTCCTCCGATATCTTCGGGGGACAGAGGGACCTGTTCGCATGCGTGATGTAGCAGAACAGGTCGCAGCGTGGGAACACGATACGACCGTCGAAGAGCTCACCTCAACGCAACGCCAGCGCGTCTACATTCCACTCTATCAGTCTCACCTTTCCAAACTCGATGAGGTTGGGGTCATCGACTATCAACAAAACCGGGGGATTGTCGAACGAAAACCCCTCGCTGACCAGTTCGAGAAATACCTCGACCTGGATTCGACTGACGAATCAACACACGACAAAAACTCTGATGAGGGGGAATGGGATGACTACTACATCGGTGCAACGGTCCTGTGCTATGCAGTCTTGCTGGGCGCAGTGATGGAACTTCCGTTTGCTTCGTTCCTTTCCGGCATTGGTCTGAGCGCGTTGATCTTATTCCTCTTTACAATCCTTACTGCAAGTCGAATGCTAAACTGA
- a CDS encoding DUF1616 domain-containing protein has product MSDNQWWFFDQAVIIAATGATTFGLISDIDGVIRVLLAMPLLLFFPGYTLVSALFPDKPDDEYQSFDEEKTGLGNPLLVTGGLESVERVIMSVVFSVALVPAIALLAAITPRGLNAETVLSGLSVLTVFLALLAIGARYQCPPDRRFAPSVSTLLPFFTQSRPNGFNRIDTTPYNVAIIVSLILLAASGGYAVANPPQGDGFTEFSVATENVTNGNDVIYDSSFTAGERRDLQISITNQEHEEQTYTTVVLLQRVQYNDGEVAVQNSTELQRKTSTVADGATHNQTLTVTPNMQGTNLRLLLLLYEGSPSSQPTADDAYRVIRLPIEVN; this is encoded by the coding sequence ATGAGCGATAATCAGTGGTGGTTTTTCGATCAGGCAGTCATTATCGCGGCAACAGGCGCTACCACTTTCGGGCTTATTTCGGACATAGATGGCGTGATACGAGTGCTCCTGGCGATGCCACTCCTTCTTTTCTTTCCCGGCTATACTCTCGTTTCAGCCCTCTTCCCGGACAAACCAGACGACGAATACCAATCCTTCGATGAGGAGAAAACTGGGCTTGGGAATCCACTGTTAGTTACTGGCGGACTCGAGTCGGTTGAACGCGTTATTATGTCTGTTGTATTTAGTGTAGCGCTCGTTCCAGCGATTGCCCTTCTCGCAGCCATAACCCCTAGGGGTTTGAACGCCGAAACGGTACTCTCCGGTCTTTCAGTGCTCACCGTTTTTCTCGCGCTCCTTGCGATTGGAGCTCGCTATCAGTGTCCTCCCGACCGACGCTTCGCTCCCTCGGTTTCGACACTGCTTCCGTTCTTTACTCAATCACGGCCGAACGGCTTCAACCGAATTGACACTACGCCCTACAACGTCGCAATCATCGTCAGTTTGATACTATTAGCAGCAAGCGGTGGATATGCTGTAGCGAACCCGCCCCAGGGTGATGGTTTCACTGAGTTTTCCGTTGCGACGGAAAACGTCACCAATGGTAACGACGTAATTTACGATTCGTCATTCACTGCGGGAGAACGACGTGATTTGCAGATATCGATCACGAATCAGGAACACGAGGAACAAACGTACACAACGGTGGTGTTGCTCCAGCGAGTCCAGTACAATGATGGTGAGGTGGCCGTACAGAATTCTACTGAATTGCAAAGAAAAACGTCGACGGTCGCCGATGGTGCAACTCACAACCAGACTCTCACCGTGACCCCGAACATGCAGGGAACGAACCTCAGGTTGTTGCTATTGCTCTATGAGGGTAGTCCGTCGTCACAACCAACCGCTGACGATGCGTATCGAGTTATTCGGCTACCGATCGAAGTGAATTAA
- a CDS encoding glycosyltransferase, with protein sequence MHILHLITSTRSFFEQQIAVLEDRGIECTVIGVPGDYSAESPRTPLDYLRFYPQVLSHVLSDEYDLVHGHYGLVAPFLIAQPVRPVVLTLWGTDVMSDMGWLRRISRYGARFADATIVPSPVMSRELDVDHVEIPFGVDTNQFRPIPRDQARERVGWDTDDRIALFPYDPSRDVKDFQRAERVVDRANADLEVRTIDEVPYEEMPYYMNASDVLLVTSRRESGPMVVKEAAACNVPIVSTAVGFVRRTIDDVDNCIVGTTDDELITGLECVLDGTRRTNGRDVIDGLGLESMGDRVLDVYRRVLDRADGATPQMEVSHEI encoded by the coding sequence ATGCACATTCTTCATCTCATCACATCGACGCGTTCGTTTTTCGAACAGCAGATCGCGGTCCTCGAGGACCGGGGCATCGAGTGTACCGTCATCGGCGTTCCCGGGGATTACAGCGCTGAGTCGCCGCGGACGCCGCTCGATTACCTGCGATTTTACCCCCAGGTGCTTTCCCACGTTTTGTCAGACGAATATGACCTCGTGCACGGCCATTACGGGCTAGTTGCACCGTTCCTGATCGCACAGCCGGTCCGTCCTGTCGTCTTGACACTGTGGGGAACCGACGTGATGAGTGATATGGGATGGCTCCGGCGGATTAGCCGATATGGTGCCCGGTTCGCCGACGCAACGATCGTCCCAAGTCCGGTGATGTCTCGAGAACTCGATGTCGATCACGTGGAGATTCCCTTTGGAGTCGATACGAATCAGTTCCGGCCGATCCCCCGCGACCAGGCCCGCGAGCGAGTTGGGTGGGATACCGACGACCGAATCGCACTGTTTCCGTACGACCCGAGTCGGGACGTCAAGGACTTTCAGCGGGCCGAACGCGTCGTCGATCGGGCCAACGCCGATCTCGAAGTGCGAACGATCGATGAGGTTCCCTACGAAGAGATGCCCTACTACATGAACGCAAGCGACGTTCTTCTCGTGACCTCGCGGCGTGAGAGCGGCCCGATGGTCGTCAAGGAAGCCGCCGCCTGTAACGTCCCGATCGTCTCGACCGCCGTCGGCTTCGTCCGCCGGACAATCGACGACGTCGATAACTGCATCGTGGGTACGACCGACGATGAATTGATCACCGGCCTCGAGTGCGTACTCGACGGCACTCGACGGACGAACGGCCGAGACGTAATCGATGGGCTCGGTCTCGAGTCTATGGGTGATCGCGTCCTCGACGTGTACCGTCGCGTTCTCGATAGAGCCGACGGAGCGACCCCTCAAATGGAGGTTAGTCATGAAATATAG
- a CDS encoding DUF354 domain-containing protein, which translates to MRVIVTIQHPGHVHFFKHAIRELESLGHEICVFARENEVTVELLERAEVDHEVLAGESNSLFSLAAVQATYEARLLRRARRLQPDVITAIGGVAASHVASVVGATSVVFYDTEHAKIIKNLAYPFADIVCTPDCYQGDIGAKQYRYPGYHELAYLHPNRFKPDPSVLDDIGLTPNDTIVVMRLSSWDSSHDIGQGGFDNPIDVVDRLEAAGATVLLTSEVDLPAKLEPYRYNLAPDRMHDLLAYADCFVGEGATMAAEAAILGTPAVYVNTLSLGYMTELDQEYGLVFSYNGADRHARSLERAVSIIEDDDQSTWQRRRDRLLADQVDVTDVIVRKVEMAGAEASSNRSAPTPNPG; encoded by the coding sequence ATGCGTGTCATTGTAACGATCCAGCACCCTGGCCACGTTCACTTCTTTAAACACGCGATTCGGGAACTCGAATCGCTGGGTCACGAGATATGCGTCTTCGCGCGCGAAAACGAAGTGACAGTCGAACTACTCGAGCGAGCCGAGGTCGATCACGAGGTGCTGGCCGGAGAATCGAACTCGCTGTTCTCGCTTGCGGCGGTGCAGGCGACATACGAGGCTCGGCTTTTGCGCCGAGCGCGGCGATTACAGCCGGACGTGATCACGGCGATAGGTGGTGTTGCCGCCTCTCACGTAGCATCAGTGGTCGGTGCGACGAGCGTCGTCTTCTACGACACGGAGCATGCGAAGATCATCAAGAATCTCGCGTATCCGTTCGCCGATATCGTTTGTACGCCGGACTGCTATCAAGGCGACATTGGTGCGAAGCAGTATCGGTACCCCGGATATCACGAACTCGCATACTTACATCCGAACCGGTTCAAACCCGACCCCTCCGTCCTCGACGATATCGGATTGACGCCGAACGACACAATCGTCGTGATGCGTCTGAGCAGTTGGGACTCCTCTCACGACATTGGGCAAGGCGGATTCGACAATCCTATCGACGTCGTCGACCGCCTCGAGGCCGCTGGCGCAACCGTCTTGCTCACCTCAGAGGTCGATCTGCCGGCCAAACTCGAGCCTTACCGGTACAATCTGGCGCCCGATCGGATGCACGATTTGCTGGCCTACGCGGACTGCTTCGTCGGCGAAGGGGCAACGATGGCAGCCGAGGCAGCGATTCTCGGCACCCCGGCAGTGTATGTGAATACACTTTCGCTGGGATACATGACCGAACTCGATCAGGAGTACGGACTGGTGTTCAGCTACAACGGTGCGGATCGTCATGCTCGCTCGCTCGAGCGGGCGGTCTCGATTATCGAGGACGATGACCAGTCGACGTGGCAGCGCCGTCGCGATCGGCTTCTCGCCGATCAAGTCGATGTGACCGACGTCATCGTCCGCAAGGTCGAGATGGCCGGCGCCGAAGCGAGCTCGAATCGATCGGCACCCACACCGAACCCAGGATAA
- a CDS encoding glycosyltransferase family 2 protein: MYRRHTIGVIVPAYNEEGHIGDVLATIPDFVDRIYAVDDHSVDGTWRIIQEYAAASRQADEGTDETDAYETSERIRTSLPDGGAVVGSKIVPIRHTENKGAGGALRTGYIHARDDGVDIAVTMDADGQMDPDQLPTLLDPIVEGDADYAKGNRLADQLSRREMPPFRLFGNWLLTQLTKIASGYWRLQDPQNGYTAISHEALSAVDIESLPDDHDYPNDLLVRLNIAGMRVADVSMPAVYDDEESTIEYRTFVPLTSVTLLRGFCRRMWAQFATDRRHPAVICYTSGITALASAVAITSISVMNVINGEPSVREPMAAVFTFLASAGLLLVAMQVDARDNAKMGVRR; encoded by the coding sequence ATGTACCGTAGACACACGATTGGCGTGATCGTCCCGGCGTACAACGAGGAGGGCCACATCGGCGATGTCCTCGCGACGATACCCGACTTCGTTGATCGCATATACGCCGTCGACGACCACTCGGTCGACGGAACCTGGCGGATCATACAGGAGTACGCGGCGGCCTCGAGGCAGGCGGATGAAGGGACTGACGAGACCGACGCGTACGAAACGAGCGAACGCATACGGACCTCGCTCCCTGACGGCGGCGCCGTCGTCGGATCGAAGATAGTCCCTATTCGCCATACAGAGAACAAAGGTGCTGGTGGCGCACTCCGGACCGGTTACATCCACGCACGGGACGATGGCGTCGACATTGCAGTCACGATGGACGCGGACGGCCAGATGGATCCTGATCAGCTCCCGACGCTGCTGGATCCCATCGTGGAAGGCGACGCCGACTACGCGAAGGGAAACCGGCTCGCTGATCAACTCTCTCGGCGGGAGATGCCCCCGTTCCGGTTGTTCGGCAACTGGTTACTGACCCAGCTCACGAAGATAGCAAGCGGGTACTGGCGGCTGCAAGATCCCCAGAACGGATACACTGCGATTTCACACGAAGCGCTGTCAGCAGTCGACATCGAGTCGCTTCCGGACGACCATGATTACCCGAACGATTTGCTCGTTCGGTTGAACATCGCGGGAATGCGCGTCGCTGATGTGTCGATGCCGGCCGTATACGATGACGAGGAGAGTACGATCGAGTATCGAACGTTCGTTCCGTTGACGTCGGTAACACTGCTCCGGGGCTTCTGTCGACGGATGTGGGCCCAGTTTGCGACCGACCGGCGCCACCCCGCCGTCATCTGTTATACGTCGGGGATCACCGCACTGGCTAGCGCCGTCGCGATCACGTCCATCAGCGTTATGAACGTGATAAACGGAGAGCCATCCGTCCGCGAGCCGATGGCGGCTGTATTTACGTTTCTGGCAAGTGCCGGACTCCTTCTGGTCGCGATGCAAGTCGACGCTCGTGACAACGCAAAAATGGGGGTGCGTCGGTAA
- a CDS encoding nucleotide sugar dehydrogenase, with product MTTIISDTEKRADDRENDLHAIETNHDGTTLEHPSDQSTREATICVVGLGYVGLPLAVGFAQSNYRVIGYDIDETTVKRLQSGTDTTGDLSDEAIQDDDIAYTADASEISEADYVIITVPTPIDDDDRPDLSYIESAATTVGSKMDPGTTVILESTVYPGSTHEVLIPALETASDLTAGEDFFVGYSPERATPADGEHGLENVVKVVSAQSDKVLDDVAALYESIVDAGVHRAPSIEVAEACKVIENIQRDVNIALMNEFSMIFEQLGLDTREVLEAAGTKWNFHDYRPGLVGGHCIPVDPYFFAHRAKRAGANPDLTLTSREVNESMSNHVAELTIKALNQCNKTLRESRVLVLGLTYKSNVSDIRSSKVADVVDDLREFDIEVTGYDPYADPAAVRESFGIDVQEALSLDGFDAVVLTTSHTAFEHIEIDDIAAAHDDDVALIDVAGSFEPEDAADVEVVYRSL from the coding sequence ATGACCACAATAATCAGCGACACGGAGAAGCGAGCAGACGATCGAGAGAACGACCTTCATGCGATCGAAACAAATCACGACGGAACAACCCTCGAGCATCCGTCGGATCAGTCGACGCGTGAAGCGACGATCTGTGTCGTCGGGCTTGGCTACGTCGGACTGCCACTCGCGGTCGGGTTCGCGCAGTCAAACTACCGCGTCATCGGGTACGATATCGACGAAACGACGGTAAAGAGACTGCAATCGGGTACCGACACAACCGGTGACCTCTCGGACGAAGCAATTCAAGACGACGACATAGCGTACACCGCGGACGCATCCGAAATCAGTGAAGCCGATTACGTCATCATCACCGTTCCGACACCGATCGACGACGACGACCGGCCTGATCTCAGTTATATCGAAAGCGCGGCGACCACTGTCGGCTCCAAGATGGACCCAGGAACGACAGTTATCCTCGAATCGACCGTCTATCCGGGCTCGACACACGAAGTTCTCATTCCCGCACTCGAAACTGCATCCGATCTGACGGCAGGCGAGGATTTCTTCGTCGGGTACTCACCGGAGCGTGCAACACCAGCTGATGGCGAACACGGACTCGAGAACGTGGTTAAAGTCGTCAGCGCACAGTCCGACAAAGTTCTCGACGACGTAGCGGCGTTGTACGAATCCATCGTCGACGCCGGAGTTCACCGCGCTCCCTCGATCGAGGTTGCTGAGGCCTGCAAAGTCATCGAGAACATCCAGCGTGACGTCAACATCGCACTCATGAACGAATTCTCGATGATCTTCGAGCAGTTGGGACTTGATACGCGCGAGGTACTCGAGGCGGCGGGGACGAAGTGGAACTTCCACGACTACCGACCTGGACTCGTTGGCGGCCACTGTATTCCAGTCGACCCGTACTTCTTCGCTCATCGGGCAAAACGCGCCGGGGCAAATCCGGATCTGACGCTTACGAGCCGGGAGGTAAATGAATCGATGTCGAACCACGTCGCCGAGTTGACGATCAAAGCATTAAACCAGTGCAACAAGACGCTACGAGAGAGTCGCGTTTTGGTTCTCGGGCTGACGTACAAGTCGAACGTCAGCGACATCCGGAGTTCGAAAGTGGCCGACGTCGTCGACGACCTTCGTGAGTTCGATATCGAGGTTACGGGGTACGATCCGTACGCCGACCCTGCGGCAGTCCGAGAATCGTTCGGCATCGACGTTCAGGAAGCGTTATCGCTCGATGGGTTCGACGCCGTTGTTCTTACCACCTCACACACGGCGTTCGAGCACATCGAAATAGACGACATCGCGGCTGCTCACGACGACGACGTCGCCCTGATAGACGTCGCAGGTTCGTTCGAACCGGAAGACGCAGCGGATGTCGAGGTCGTCTACCGCAGTCTATAA
- a CDS encoding helix-turn-helix transcriptional regulator, whose translation MVSTSQVGVRAPLASIHSNVSIHTGSAPTISHQDVHVFASRAIGQPIGDQSDAPLLLLQPLRATSLWENALIAVLFLLIIGLVGIRVAETLSNRNLEISSLPLITEATNRADDVTHSQTADHLAYEYYLSPETPPELLSDEGKVVRLLVANHGRIRQHRITEETGWSKSKVSRICSRMHADGTIEKASVGRENVITLSERTSDGQAHSDDVENPLP comes from the coding sequence ATGGTGTCCACTTCCCAGGTCGGAGTCAGAGCCCCGCTCGCATCGATTCATAGCAATGTCTCGATTCACACGGGTTCGGCCCCGACGATTTCCCACCAGGACGTTCACGTGTTTGCTTCGAGAGCGATCGGTCAGCCGATCGGAGATCAGTCCGACGCACCCTTGCTCTTGTTGCAACCGCTTCGCGCGACGTCATTGTGGGAGAACGCCCTTATCGCGGTTCTGTTCCTGTTGATCATCGGTCTCGTTGGTATTCGTGTAGCCGAAACGTTGTCAAACCGCAATCTTGAGATTTCGTCGCTGCCGTTGATCACAGAGGCGACAAACCGCGCCGACGATGTGACCCACTCGCAAACAGCCGATCACCTCGCGTACGAATACTATTTGTCGCCGGAAACACCACCCGAACTCTTGAGCGACGAGGGAAAGGTGGTTCGTTTGCTGGTCGCAAATCACGGCCGCATTCGGCAGCATCGGATTACTGAAGAAACTGGTTGGTCGAAGTCGAAGGTGAGCCGGATCTGTTCGCGAATGCACGCTGATGGCACAATTGAGAAGGCATCAGTTGGTCGAGAGAACGTCATTACCCTGTCCGAACGAACGTCAGACGGCCAGGCACACTCAGACGACGTCGAAAACCCGCTTCCGTAA
- a CDS encoding carboxypeptidase regulatory-like domain-containing protein, which translates to MRSNTQQRANTRSLSSSVQVLLIIFGVVFLVAGVTLAVGGVSVSGTIGSLTDALSDSDSPDDTGGTGGAGSGDSDDGDPTSNESDDNNDDPATNESDGDTDPPSNESDDNNDDDNNDDDNNDDDNNDDDNNDDDNNDDETHTLTVEVVDQDGDPVPGADVTVTSGSGDSETGETGMDGEAEFIGPNGDYTISATAEGYTPGTGNAKIDDGDESTEVTLEEEEAETYSIGGTVTNESDEPIDSATVTITGNGVDEEVTVDDDGSFEKENLEKGEYTVTANADGYQENSEPVTIEDSDKDNIELPLEKEGDDDDGGGIFSPYQISN; encoded by the coding sequence ATGCGTAGCAACACCCAACAGCGTGCAAACACCCGATCGTTGTCGAGCAGCGTCCAAGTATTGCTCATCATCTTTGGCGTCGTATTCCTGGTCGCCGGAGTAACACTCGCGGTTGGCGGTGTCTCCGTAAGCGGCACGATTGGCTCGTTGACCGACGCACTGAGCGACTCAGACTCGCCCGACGATACCGGTGGCACTGGCGGCGCCGGCTCCGGTGACAGTGATGACGGTGACCCAACATCGAACGAGAGCGACGACAACAACGACGATCCGGCAACGAATGAATCCGATGGTGACACCGATCCGCCGTCAAACGAATCCGACGACAACAACGACGACGACAACAACGACGACGATAACAACGACGACGACAACAACGACGACGACAACAACGACGACGACAACAACGACGACGAAACGCATACACTGACGGTCGAAGTGGTCGATCAGGACGGTGACCCGGTCCCCGGTGCAGACGTGACCGTCACTTCAGGATCCGGCGACAGCGAAACAGGTGAGACCGGTATGGACGGTGAAGCCGAATTCATAGGTCCAAACGGCGACTACACGATTTCAGCGACCGCTGAGGGGTACACGCCAGGCACGGGGAACGCCAAAATTGACGACGGTGACGAGTCCACCGAGGTTACACTCGAGGAAGAAGAAGCAGAGACGTACTCGATCGGCGGAACCGTGACGAACGAAAGTGACGAACCGATCGACAGTGCGACGGTTACAATTACCGGAAATGGGGTCGATGAAGAAGTGACCGTCGACGATGACGGGTCCTTCGAAAAAGAAAACCTCGAGAAGGGCGAGTACACGGTAACCGCGAACGCAGACGGCTATCAAGAGAACTCGGAGCCTGTCACGATCGAGGACTCGGATAAGGATAATATCGAGCTTCCGCTCGAAAAAGAGGGCGATGACGACGACGGTGGTGGAATCTTCTCACCGTACCAGATCAGCAACTGA
- a CDS encoding SPW repeat domain-containing protein encodes MSESTTNEPAAGESNTRRQGEPEGQKWLSGFVSLIGLWMAVSPIFYDQAASMLWNNLLIGGAIFLLAGYNYYRITTGHSTSTGVMSLVALLALWVVVSQWAIGGQIGMSGLEVAAMGLVWSNVISGLVAAALSAYIAYAGGRGVRTGAAAGTR; translated from the coding sequence ATGAGTGAGTCCACGACGAACGAACCAGCAGCCGGTGAATCGAACACCCGCAGACAGGGCGAACCGGAGGGGCAGAAGTGGCTAAGCGGTTTCGTCTCACTGATTGGCCTCTGGATGGCCGTTTCGCCGATTTTCTACGACCAGGCAGCGTCCATGCTGTGGAACAACCTCCTGATCGGGGGTGCCATCTTCCTGCTTGCAGGATACAATTATTATCGGATCACCACCGGCCATTCGACCAGCACGGGTGTGATGTCGCTCGTCGCACTGCTCGCGCTGTGGGTGGTCGTGTCGCAGTGGGCCATCGGCGGGCAGATCGGAATGAGCGGCCTCGAGGTCGCCGCGATGGGGTTAGTCTGGAGTAACGTCATTTCGGGTCTCGTCGCCGCTGCACTCTCGGCGTACATCGCCTACGCAGGCGGTCGCGGCGTCCGCACGGGGGCGGCAGCTGGAACCCGATAA